From the Streptomyces sp. Sge12 genome, the window GCGAGACGCCGAACGGGTGGCCGGGCGCGGGCCCGCGTCCGCGGCAGACGGCTCAGACCCGTTGCCCGCGGCAGTGCACGGATGACCTCCACAGCACGCACCCTCCACCTCGGCACCACGCCCCACCTGGGCACCGCACCCCGCAATGGAAAGGTCCTCCCGCTGTGAACCTCCCCGGGAACGCGATCCGCACCCGACTGCGCACCGCCGCCGCCCTCGCCCTCCTGCCCCTCCTGGCGCTGACGGCCTGCGGCTCCGGTGGCGGAGCCCCGGCCGTCGCGGGTGCCGGGGCGGCCCCGGCACCGGCCGACGACCCCGTCGCCGGTGTACGGGCCGTGGACTCGATCGCCGCCCTGCTGCCCGCCGAGGTCCGCAAGGCGGGCACGCTGCGGGTCGGCAGCTCCGTCGGAGCCCCGCCCGCGGCGTACTACCCGAACGGGCAGGACAAGCCCCCCGCCGGCCAGGACATCGACATCGCCGACGCGGTCGCCAAGGTCCTCGGCGTGAAGCTGGAGCGCCAGGACGCCTCCTTCGAGACGATCCTGCCCGCGCTCGGCAGCGGCAAGTACGACTTCGGCACCGGCAACTTCGGCGTCACCACCGAACGCCTGAAGACCATCGACTTCGTCACCTACATCAACGACGGACAGGGGTTCGCGGTCAGGACCGGCAACACCACCCTGACCACACAGGTCTCCGACCTCACCCAGCTGTGCGGACTGACCATCGGAACCGGCGCGGGCACGACCTTCGAGAAGACCCTCACCGCGCAGAAGGGCGTCTGCGCCGCGGCCGGCAAGAAGCCGTACGAGGTGAAGGTCTTCTCCGAGACCGGGGCCGTCACCACCGCCCTCCAGCAGGGCCGGATCGACGTCGTCATGTCGACGATCAACGGCCTGCGCCACCAGGCCGCACAGCCCGCCGCGCAGACCGCCTTCCTCGGCGAGTACCACCGCCTCGACGTCGGATTCGCCTTCAAGAAGGGCTCCCCGCTCGCCCCCGCCCTCCAGGCCGCCGTCAACGAGCTCATCAAGAACGGCACCTACGCGCGGATCCTGCAGAAGTGGGGCACCACCGCCTCCGCGATCGACACGTCGCAGATCAACCCGGCCGAGCACGCATGAGGGGGAATCCATGAGTGACGTCATGGTCGAGGTGCGCGGTGTCCACAAGAGCTTCGGGCCACTGGAAGTGCTGCGCGGAGTCGACCTGTTGGTCCGCCCCGGCGAGGTCACCGTCATCCTCGGCCCTTCCGGGTCGGGGAAGTCCACGCTCCTGCGCACCATCAATCATTTGGAGAAGGTCGACCGCGGCTGGATCAGCGTCGACGGAGACCTGATCGGCTACCGCAGCTCCCGCGGCAAGCTGTACGAGTTGAAGGAGAAGGAGGTCCGGCGCCAGCGCACCCGCATCGGGTTCGTCTTCCAGACCTTCAACCTGTTCCCGCACCTCACGGTGCTGGACAATCTCGTCGAGGCCCCGGTGGCCGTACTGGGCCGCCCGCGTCAGGAGGCGGAGGGGACGGCCCGCCGGCTGCTGGAGCGCGTCGGGCTCGCCGACAAGGTCGACGCCTATCCGCTGCAGCTGTCCGGCGGGCAGCAGCAGCGCGTGGCTATCGCCCGCGCCCTCGCCCTCGAACCCAAGGTGCTGCTCTTCGACGAGCCGACCTCGGCGCTCGACCCGGAGCTGGTCGGCGAGGTCCTGGACGTCGTCAAGGACCTGGCCCGCGCCGGAACCACCATGATCGTCGTGACGCACGAGATCGGCTTCGCCCGCGAGGTCGCCGACACCGTCGTGTTCATGGACGGCGGAGCCGTGGTCGAACACGGGCCGCCCGCGGCCGTACTGGACGACCCGCAGCACGCGCGCACCCGTGCCTTTCTCTCCAAGGTCCTCTGACCGCAGGCGCGTTGCTCCCCGAACGCAGAAGCGCCCAGGACGGCGACGAGCCGGTCGTGCTCGTCGCCGTCCTGGGACTGCCGTGGTGCGGGGTTACTTGGCGCCGAGGCCGGCGTCGGAGACCTCGGGCTTGCCGGCGGCCTTGAGGACCTTGTTCAGGAGCGTGAGGTCGTAGATGCCGGCGAGGTCGGGCTGCTCGATGAGCTTGGCCTTGACGGCCCACTCGGACTGGGTCTTGAGGGTGGAGGCCAGCGGGTCGTCGGTGATGGCGATGCTGGGCCACGCCGGGTCGAGGACCTTCGCGTCGAGGGCCTTGCCGCTGTCCGCCTCGAGCTTCGCGTTCGCGGAGGCCTTGGCCTTGTCCGGGTTGGCGTTGATCCACTCGTTGGTCTTCACGGTGCCCTTGAGGACGGCCTCGACGACGTCGGGGTGCTCCTTGAGGAACTTCTGCGACACGATGATGTTCGTGATGACGAACTTCTTGTCGGGCCACAGGGCGGTCTCGTCGAGGAGGACGGAGCCGCCGTCGGAGACGAGCTTGGAGGCTGTGGGCTCGGGTACCCAGGCGCCGTCGATGGAGCCCTGCTTGAAGGCGTCGGGGGTGACCTTGTTGTCGGTGCGGACGACGGAGACGTCGCCCTTGCCGGACTCGGGGTCGACCGTCCAGCCCTTCTCGGAGATCCAGTTGAGGAAGGCGACGTCCTGGGTGTTCCCCTTCTGCGGGGTGGCGATCTTCTTGCCCTTGAGGTCGTCGAGGGTCTTGATCCTGTCCGGGTTCACGACGAGCTTGACGCCGCCGGATGCGGAGCCGGAGATGATGCGCAGGTTGGAGCCCTTGGACTTGACGTAGCCGTTGATCGAGGGCGAGGGGCCGATGAAGCCGATGTCGAGAGAGCCGCCGTTGAGGGCTTCGATCTCGGACGGGCCGGCGTTGAAGGACTGCGGCTTGACCTTGGTGCCGTTCAGTTCCTTCTCGATCAGGCCCTCCTGGAGGCCGACCAGCGCGGTGGCGTGCGTCAGGTTCGGGAAGTACCCGATACGGACCTCGGCGGCCGACAGCTTCTTGTCGCCGGTGGCCGCGACCTGGGCCTTGTCGTCGTCCTTCTTCGCCTCGGAACCGTAGCCGCAGGCGGTGAGCAGCAGGGGAAGCGCCGCTGTGACGGCGATGGCGCGCAGGAGGGGGAGCGGTCTTGCGGCAGACACGGGGGTGTCCTTTCACGGGATGGTGTGCAGGTTCGGGGCGATACGGAGATGGAGCGGCGCGGAGCCGCCGGCGTACGGGACATCGGCTCCCGGCCGTCGGCGAGGTCAAGGCACGGAGGTTTCGGACGCCCGCGCTCGAAGGCCCGCGCTCGAAGGCGCGCGGTCGGTGAGGTCGGCCGAAGGGGCCCGCCCGGCCGGCGGAGAGCGCACCGGAACGGTGGCTCGTGGCTCGTCGCTCATGGCGCTCATGGCGCTCTGCGCGGAGACGGGGCCCGGTGAAGGGTGTCAGCCGGGCTGACAGATGGCGCTGGAGGTACGGACCAGGTCGATGTGGCGACGGGAGGTCAGAGGCAGCGTCCGGCCTGCGTGGTGCACGGTTCGCACGGTCGCTCCCTCCCTCATTCCTAGTTTTCCCACCTGGTTGGTAGGCATCTTGGCAGAGGTCGGCACCCGCCCCAAGAGGGTGACCGCATGTTGGACTCTAATTTCTCGTTATGTGAGAACGCGCAGGTGGGGCAGCGTCTGCACTGGCGGCAGGAGGTCAGGGATTGGTCCAGGCCCCGGGGGTTTCGGCCAGCGCCGATACGACGGGGGGCAGCTCGGACGACGCGACGTCGGCGAGGGACACGCCGTCGAGGATCTCGCGCACGTTGGCCCGCAGGGCGATCCACAGGGGGAGCAGGGACTCGGCGGGGCCGGTGTAGGACAGGTCCGGTGGGCGTACCCCGCGCACCGAGACGAGCGGTCCGTCCACGACGCGGATCACATCCGCGATGCTGATGGACCCGGCGGGCTTGGCCAGCCGGTAGCCGCCGTTGCCGCCGCGCTGACTGAGGACGAGCCCGCCTCGGCGCATGTCGTTGAGGATGCCCTCGAGGAACTTGTGCGGGATGTCCTGCGCATCGGCGATGGCTTCGGCCTTCACCGGCCCGTCATCCTGTGACGCGGCGAGCTGCAGCGCGGCCCGTACCGCATAGTCCGCCCTGGCTGAGATCCGCATAGGGCCATTATCGGGCATGGACCGGGCCGGTGTCGGCCGAGGCCCCGCGGGTCAGTGGAAGGCCGCTGCCACCGGGTGGTGGGAGCCGTTGAGGTAGTGCTCGCCGATGGAGCGCAGGCGGTGTGCGACCGGGCGGTGGGCCGTCAGGACCCGGGCGTTGCGCCAGAACCGGTCCAGGCCGGGCGCGTCGGCGAGCTCCAGCACCCGGGCGGTGATGTGCAGGGCTGCCCTCGACATCACGGTCTCGGCCGTGGCGACCAGGGCGGCGACGCCCGCCGGTACCTCGGCATCGAGCTGCGCACCCGTGGCGAGGGCCTGTGCCATGACCTCCGTCGCCCGGTCGACCACGGCGGTGGCCGTCTGGGCGGCGGAGGCGAGTTCCCCGTAGGTCAGGAAGAGGTCCGGGTCCTCACCGGGCAGCCGGTGGGCGCGGCCGCCCCTGCTGAGATCGCGGGCTTCGGTGAGGGCGCCCTCGGCGATGCCGAGGCCGACGTGGCACAGGGCGAGCCGCAGCGCCGGCTCGGCGAGCGCGGTGAACGGCGCCGTCGACTCCTCGTCGTGCGGGCGGCGGCCCAGTACCTGCCCCGCGGTGATGCCGACCCTGTCCAGGACGACCTCGCCCGCGCCGGCGACGCGCTGCCCGAGGCGATCCTGCGACGGTTCGACGCTCACGCCCTGCGTACCGGGCGGGATCCGTACGACCAGGACGTCACCGGTCGCGGCGCAGACGGCGTCCACCACGATCTGGTCGGCCGCGGCCACCGCCGTGTCCACGGACCGGCGCCCGTTCAGCAGATAGCCGGTGGGGCGCGGCCTCAGCGCGAGGTCCCGTTCCTCGATGCCCCCGTGGGGGGCGGGGGTGCGGACGGCCCCGGTCCACAGCCACCCTTCGCGCACCGACTCCTCCTCGAGGGTGCTCGCGTGCTCGTGACTCGCGTAGAAGCGTCCGCTCCAGGCGTGTACGTAGTGGCGGGCGAGGACGTCACCGACCGAGCTGTCGGCCGCGGAGACCTCGCGGATGACGGCGCATCCGGTACGCCAGTCCACCCCGCGGCCGGGCCCGGGCGGGGTGAGGGCCGCCGGCAGGCCGGCCTCGCGCAGCCGGGCCGCCTCGTCGAGCGGCGGCCTGCCCGCCTGGTCGCGGACGATGACGTCCGCCGCGAGGTCGTCCGCCACGTCCCGGGCGGTACGCAGGAGCGCGCGGCGCCGCTCGTCGGCGGATCGGAGGTCGGAGGGGCTGGATGTCGTCCGCATGGGTGTCACCGGCAGGACCCGGTGCCGCTGTACGGTGCGGGGGCTGGGCGGACAGCGGTGCCATGGGGGATGGCGGTGGTCATGTCGGCTACTCCGGAACGTTGTCGGGCGGCTTCGGCCGGTTTCTGGAGGGGGTGGGAGGCGCATCCGTCCGTTCCGCCGCGGCGGCCCACGATTCCCCACCTTTCCCATCGGATTGATAGGGATACTCGCCCCAAGCGACCCTCCCGGCAAGACCGTGACCGAATGATGGACAGTTCGATCTTGACATGAGAGACAGCGCAGGTCAGGGCGCTTCGGCTGGATATTTCCTATGGAATCAGTAGGGAAGTATTGACGCGCGCCCGCCGCGCACTTCACGATGTGGCCATGTCCCCGTCGCAGCCGTTGCTCGTACGCCGCAGGCACGTTGACTTCCGTCGCGTCGCCAGCGCCGTCTGCCGACCCGTTTAAGGGCTTCTGCGACAGGGCGTTTCCTCGACGTGCGCCGGTGATCCGGCTGCCGTTCCCCTCCGTGCGCCGCGCCTTCCGTGCGCCGCGCCTCCCGTGACCCCGGCCCTTCGGGCCGTACGGTCCGCCGGGCGTGCGCCGCGCCGACCCGCGCGGTCGACTCCGTCACGGGGATCCCCTGCCCTGTCGTGCTCGAACACCCGGTGTCCGTACCTCGATCCGCGCAGCCGAAGGGGCTCATCGTGACCACTGCCGTTCCCGCACCCGCCGTCCACCGTCCGCCGGCCCCGCGCCTCCAGCTGGTCGGCGACCGCCCGCCCGGCGCCCTCGCGACCCATGGTGGCCGCGTCGGCTACCTCGTGTACCTGGCGGCGGACGTCGACCCCGTTGCGCTGATGGAAGCGCACGGCATACGCCCGGAGAACCGTTCCCTCGGGCTCCGGACCCTTCCGGCCCTTCCGGCCCCTGACCCGGAACCGGCGCCGCACCCCGACCCCGCCCCGCTCGACGACGTCATCCGGGTCGACCGCGCGCGTCGGCTCGTCGAGGTCGACGGGCGCGAACTGGAGCTCACCTACCTGGAGTTCGAACTCCTGGCCCACCTGGTGTCCCATCCGGGCACGGTCCACACGCGTGATTCCCTCATCTCCGCCATCTGGGGGTACGGGAACATCGGCGACGGCCGCACGGTCGATGTCCACGTGGCCCGGCTGCGCCGCAAGCTCGGCCCCGGCCACCGCGGCCGCATCTCCACCGTACGCAGCGTCGGTTACAAGTACGTTCCCGGCCACCACGTGTGAACAGAAGCCCGTTTCATTTCGCGGGAAGGCGTTGTGTGTACGGCAGATGAAAATGCCGCACGCTTCTCCGTACTTCGATATCGGGGCCGTTGACAGCCCTTCTGCGGGCTGCCTAGCTTACGCCGCAGATAAACAACGGCGGCCTCTTCTGCCCGGCATGACGGCTGCTTTTCGATTCTCGGATTTGTCGAATGCTGCTGGAGTGTCCTTGACCGAATCACTTGTTCTCACCGCGCCCCCGAGACCGCCCGCGCCGGCCGAACCGGTCCTCCCGCTCCGCCGGCCCGGGCGATGGATCGCCACCCTCGTCGTGCTGGTCCTGCTCTCCCAGGCCGCCCACGGCCTGCTGACCAACCCCTTCTACCAGTGGGACCGCTTCGCGTACTGGTTCGCCCGACCGGTCATCCTGGAGGGCCTGCTCATTACCCTCCAAGTGGCCGCGTACAGCGCGGTCCTGGGCCTCGCCGGCGGCATCCTGCTCGCCCTCGGCCGGCTCTCCGCGAACCCGGTCCTGCGGTCGGTGAGCTGGACGTACGTCTGGCTGCTGCGCTCCGTACCGCTGATCGTGGTGCTGCTCTTCCTCTACAACCTGAGCGCGCTCTACCCCACCCTGAGCATCGGAGTGCCCTTCGGGCCCGCCTTCTTCACCTTTGACGAGTCGCGGTTGGCCACCGACATCGTCGTGGCGGTCGTCGGACTGAGCCTGGCCGAGGCGGCGTACGCGGCCGAGGTGGTACGGGCCGGGCTGCTCTCCGTCGACCAGGGCCAGCACGAGGCGGCGGCCGCGCTGGGACTGCCCAAGCGGTACCAGTTCGCCCGGATCGTCTTCCCCCAGGCGCTGCGCTCCATCGTCCCCGCCTACGTCAACCAGCTGGTCGGGCTGGTGAAAGCCACCTCGCTGGTCTTCTACGTATCGCTGCTCGACCTGTTCGGCACCGTGCAGAGTCTCGGCAGCACCTACTCCGGCGACATCGTGCCGCTGCTGCTGGTGGCCACCTTCTGGTACGTGGTCCTCACCAGCGTCCTGTCGGTCATCCAGTTCTACGTCGAGCGCCACTACGCGCGCGGCGCGCTGCGCACGATCCCGCCCACCCCCGTGCAGCGGGCCCGGACGGGCCTGCGCGATCTGCGGGACCGCTTCCGGAAGGAGACGGCGCGATGACCACCGCCCTGCGGGCCGCCGCGATCGAGGTCCACGACGTACACAAGTGGTACGGCCGGCAGCAGGTACTGGACGGGGTGAGCCTGACGCTGCGCCCCGGCACGGTCACCGCGGTCCTCGGCCCCTCCGGCTCCGGCAAGTCCACCCTGCTGCGGGTCGTCAACCACCTGGAGAAGCCCGACGCCGGATACGTCAGCGTGGGCGGCGAGCTGATCGGCGTCACCCGGCACGGCGGACGGCTGAAGGAGCTGAGCGAGCGGGCGATCCTCGCCCAGCGGGGGCGGATCGGCTTCGTCTTCCAGAACTTCAACCTCTTCCCGCACCTGACCGTCCTCGACAACGTCGCGGCGGCCCCGGTGGCCACCGGCAGGCTGCCGCGGGCCCAGGCGCGCGCCCTGGCACGCGAACTCCTGGAGCGCGTCGGCCTCGGCGACCGGACCGGCGCCTATCCCAGGCAGCTGTCCGGCGGCCAGCAGCAGCGGGTGGCCATCGCCCGCGCCCTCGCCCTGCGGCCCGGCGTCATCCTCTTCGACGAACCCACCTCCGCGCTCGACCCCGAACTCGTCGGCGAGGTGCTGTCCGTGATCAAGGACCTGGCCACCGGCGGAACCACGCTGGTCATCGTCACGCACGAGGTCGGCTTCGCCCGCGAGGTCGCCGACGAGGTCGTCTTCCTCGACGGCGGCCGCATCGTCGAACAGGGCCCGCCCGAACTGGTACTGGACCGGCCCACCCATCCCCGTACGCGGGAGTTCCTGAGCAAGGTGCTCTGACTCCGCGGCACCCCACTCCGTCCCACTCCGTCCCACGCATTCCACCCGACCCACCCGCCCTACCCGCACCCCAGCCCCCTGCGAACCGAAAAGGAACACCATGCGACGCCGACGCTCCCTGCGCACCAGACTCGTCCGCGGCCTCGGCGCCGCCACCGCGACCGCGGCGCTCGCCTCCGGCCTCACCGCCTGCGGGGGCGAGGCCGAGGCCACCGGACCGGGCTCCGGCCAGGTCACCGTCGGCGCGGTGTCCAACGGCGCTGCCCAGCAGGCCGAGCTGTCCGTCCCGGTGGTCGAGTCCCTGCGCGCCCAGCTGCCCGCCGAGGTCCGCGAGCGCGGCGAACTCGTCGTCGGGGTCGGCGCGCTGCCCGCCGGCTTCCCGCCGCTGGCGTACGTCGGCACCGACCAGAAGACCCTGACCGGTGCGGAACCGGACCTCGGCCGCCTGGTGGCCGCCACGCTCGGGCTCAAGCCGGTGGTGAAGAACTCCACCTGGGAGAACCTCTTCGTCGGCATCGACAGCGGCAAGGTGGACGTGGCCTTCACGAACGTCACGGTCACGGAGGAGCGGAAGAAGAAGTACGACTTCGCCTCCTACCGGCAGGACAACCTGGCCTTCGAGACGCTGAAGGACAACCCCTGGAACTTCGGCGGCGACTACCGCAATCTCGCGGGGAGGACGGTCGCCGTCGGCTCGGGCACGAACCAGGAGAAGATCCTGCTGGAGTGGCAGAAGAAGCTCCAGGCCGAGGGCAAGGACATCACCGTCAAGTACTTCCCCGACGCCAACAGCACCTATCTGGCCCTGAGCGGCAAGAAGATCGACGTCAGCTTCGGCCCGAACCCGGCCATCGCCTACCACATCACCCAGACGGCGAGCGGCAGTTCACCCACCCGCAACGCGGGCTCGTTCTCCGGTGCCGGTGAGTCCCTCCAGGGCCTGATCGCGGCGACCGCCAAGAAGGGCAGCGGGCTCGCCGAGCCGGTGGCAGGGGCGATCAACCACCTGATCAAGAACGGCCAGTACGGGCAGCTGCTCGCCGCCTGGAACCTGTCCAACGAGGCCGTCACCAGCTCGGAGGTCAACCCGCCGGGCCTGCCGGTGACCAACTCCTGAATCCCCGGCCCCCGGGCCGCGCCACGGACGGAGCCCACCCCATGAGCACGAACACCGGCACCGGCACCGGCACGCGTACGAGCACCAGCACCGGTACGCGTACGAGCCCGGGCACCGCGGTGTCCCCGCACGTCCTCGACAACCCCGCCTGGGCCTCGTTGTCCGGCGCGCACGCCGCCTTCGCCGAGCGGGCGCTCCGGCCCGGGGCGGACCTCTCCTCCTGCCGCGCCGCCCGCTATCCGTCGGACGTCTCGCCGTTCGCCGCCCTCGCGGACCCGGCGGACCCGCAGGCGTGGGCCGACCTGCGCAGGCTGGTCGGCGACGGCCGGATCGCCGCGCTCGCCGGCGTACTGACTCCGCCCGACGGCTGGGAGACCGTCGGCTCGGTCCCCGGCGTCCAGCTGGTCGGCACCTCGCTGCGCGCCGAACCCGCCCCCGAGGCGATCCGGCTCGGCCCCCGCGACGTACCCGACATCCTCGAACTGATCGAGCTCACGAAGCCCGGTCCGTTCCTGCCCCGCACCGTCGAGCTGGGTACGTACCTCGGCGTCCGGCACCGGGGCCGGCTGATCGCCATGGCCGGAGAGCGGCTGCGGCCGCCGGGCTGGACCGAGATCAGCGCGGTGTGCACGCATCCCGACCATCAGGGGAGGGGGCTGGCGACGCGGCTGGTCCGCGCCGTCGCCGCGGGCATCCGCGAGCGCGGCGACGCCCCGTTCCTCCACACCGCCGCGAGCAACACGACGGCGATCCGACTGTACGAGTCGATCGGCTTCACCCTGCGCCGCCGCCCGTCCTTCATGGCGGTCCGCGCGCCCGGCAACACCGCTGCCAACTTCTCTTAATATTCAGGTCATTGTATGGCACCGCTATCGGGCGTAGCGTCTCGAAAAGAAAGTGGTGAGGGGCCTCTTCCCCGCCCTCTCCTACGCCCCTCGTATTTCGGCGACGCGTATCGGCCTCCTTTTCGCCCGGCCGATCAGGAAGGCGTAATTCGACGTGTCCTCATTCCCGCCCGCATCGACATCCGCATCCGCCTCCGCATTCACATCGGCATCCTCCGCGCCGCTGCACCTCGGCGTCGCGCTCGACGGGGCGGGCCGGCACCCGGCCGCCTGGCGCGAGCCGGGTGCCCGGCCCGGCGAGCTCTTCACGGCCCGCTACTGGGCAGGCCTCGCCGCCGAGGCCGAGACGGGGCTGCTCGACTTCGTCTCCTTCGAGGACTCCCTCACCCTCCAGTCGTCCCCGGCGGACGGGCCGGAAGGGCCGGACGGGCCCGACGGACGCACGGACCGGGTCCGGGGGCGACTGGACGCGGTACTCGTCGCCGCCCGTGTCGCACCGCTGACCCGGCACATCGGACTGGTCCCGGCCGTGACGGCCACCCACACCGAGCCCTTCCACATCTCCAAGGCGATCGCCACCCTGGACCACGTGAGCCGCGGCCGCGCCGGCCTGTGGATCCAGGTGTCCGGACTCCCCGACGAGGCACGGCACTTCGGACGGCGCACCGGCCCGCTGGAGGAGGCAGAGCTCCACGCCGAGGCCGCCGACCACGTCGAGGTGATCCGGCGGTTGTGGGACAGCTGGGAGGACGACGCGGAGATCCGGGACGTGGCCACCGGACGGTTCGTCGACCGCGACAAGCTGCACTACATCGACTTCGAGGGGCGCCACTTCAGCGTCCGCGGGCCGTCGATCACCCCGCGCCCGCCGCAGGGCCAGCCCGTGGTCGGCGCGTCCGGTGACGGCGAGGCCTCCTACGCCCTCGTCGCCCGCTCCACCGACGTCGGGTACGTCCCCGCGCACGACGGGGACGGTACGCGCGCCGCGGTCGCGGCGATCCGGCGGGCCCGGGAGGCGACCGGGCTCGCGGCGCAGCCGCTGCACCTCTTCGGGGACCTCACGGTGTTCCTGGACGCCGATGCCCCGGCGGCCGCCGCCCGGCTGGAGCGCCTGGACGCGCTCGCGGGACTCCCGTACGGAGGCGGGGGCGCGGTCTTCACCGGCAGCCCCGGCGAGCTGGCGGACCTGCTCCTGGAGCGGCGCGAGGCGGGTCTGTCGGGCTTCGTGCTGCGGCCGGGCGTGATCGGCCACGATCTGCCCGCGATCACCCGGGATCTGGTGCCCGAGCTCCAGCGGCGCGGGGTGTTCCGCCGGGCGTACGAGGCGGACACCCTGCGCGGCCTGCTCGGGCTGGACCGCCCGGCCAACCGCTACGCCGCCCACCCCGCCGCCTGATCCCGGACCCGTAAGGACCCGTCATGACGAGCAAGCCGCTCAAGCAGATCCATCTCGCGGCCCACTTCCCGGGCGTCAACAACACCACCGTGTGGAGCGACCCGGCGGCCGGCAGCCACATCGACTTCGATTCGTTCGTGCACTTCGCCCGGACCGCAGAACGTGCCCGGTTCGA encodes:
- a CDS encoding ABC transporter substrate-binding protein → MNLPGNAIRTRLRTAAALALLPLLALTACGSGGGAPAVAGAGAAPAPADDPVAGVRAVDSIAALLPAEVRKAGTLRVGSSVGAPPAAYYPNGQDKPPAGQDIDIADAVAKVLGVKLERQDASFETILPALGSGKYDFGTGNFGVTTERLKTIDFVTYINDGQGFAVRTGNTTLTTQVSDLTQLCGLTIGTGAGTTFEKTLTAQKGVCAAAGKKPYEVKVFSETGAVTTALQQGRIDVVMSTINGLRHQAAQPAAQTAFLGEYHRLDVGFAFKKGSPLAPALQAAVNELIKNGTYARILQKWGTTASAIDTSQINPAEHA
- a CDS encoding putative leader peptide — encoded protein: MSPSQPLLVRRRHVDFRRVASAVCRPV
- a CDS encoding ABC transporter substrate-binding protein; translated protein: MRRRRSLRTRLVRGLGAATATAALASGLTACGGEAEATGPGSGQVTVGAVSNGAAQQAELSVPVVESLRAQLPAEVRERGELVVGVGALPAGFPPLAYVGTDQKTLTGAEPDLGRLVAATLGLKPVVKNSTWENLFVGIDSGKVDVAFTNVTVTEERKKKYDFASYRQDNLAFETLKDNPWNFGGDYRNLAGRTVAVGSGTNQEKILLEWQKKLQAEGKDITVKYFPDANSTYLALSGKKIDVSFGPNPAIAYHITQTASGSSPTRNAGSFSGAGESLQGLIAATAKKGSGLAEPVAGAINHLIKNGQYGQLLAAWNLSNEAVTSSEVNPPGLPVTNS
- a CDS encoding winged helix-turn-helix domain-containing protein, yielding MTTAVPAPAVHRPPAPRLQLVGDRPPGALATHGGRVGYLVYLAADVDPVALMEAHGIRPENRSLGLRTLPALPAPDPEPAPHPDPAPLDDVIRVDRARRLVEVDGRELELTYLEFELLAHLVSHPGTVHTRDSLISAIWGYGNIGDGRTVDVHVARLRRKLGPGHRGRISTVRSVGYKYVPGHHV
- a CDS encoding GNAT family N-acetyltransferase: MSTNTGTGTGTRTSTSTGTRTSPGTAVSPHVLDNPAWASLSGAHAAFAERALRPGADLSSCRAARYPSDVSPFAALADPADPQAWADLRRLVGDGRIAALAGVLTPPDGWETVGSVPGVQLVGTSLRAEPAPEAIRLGPRDVPDILELIELTKPGPFLPRTVELGTYLGVRHRGRLIAMAGERLRPPGWTEISAVCTHPDHQGRGLATRLVRAVAAGIRERGDAPFLHTAASNTTAIRLYESIGFTLRRRPSFMAVRAPGNTAANFS
- a CDS encoding LLM class flavin-dependent oxidoreductase yields the protein MSSFPPASTSASASAFTSASSAPLHLGVALDGAGRHPAAWREPGARPGELFTARYWAGLAAEAETGLLDFVSFEDSLTLQSSPADGPEGPDGPDGRTDRVRGRLDAVLVAARVAPLTRHIGLVPAVTATHTEPFHISKAIATLDHVSRGRAGLWIQVSGLPDEARHFGRRTGPLEEAELHAEAADHVEVIRRLWDSWEDDAEIRDVATGRFVDRDKLHYIDFEGRHFSVRGPSITPRPPQGQPVVGASGDGEASYALVARSTDVGYVPAHDGDGTRAAVAAIRRAREATGLAAQPLHLFGDLTVFLDADAPAAAARLERLDALAGLPYGGGGAVFTGSPGELADLLLERREAGLSGFVLRPGVIGHDLPAITRDLVPELQRRGVFRRAYEADTLRGLLGLDRPANRYAAHPAA
- a CDS encoding RrF2 family transcriptional regulator, whose product is MRISARADYAVRAALQLAASQDDGPVKAEAIADAQDIPHKFLEGILNDMRRGGLVLSQRGGNGGYRLAKPAGSISIADVIRVVDGPLVSVRGVRPPDLSYTGPAESLLPLWIALRANVREILDGVSLADVASSELPPVVSALAETPGAWTNP
- a CDS encoding amino acid ABC transporter ATP-binding protein; translation: MSDVMVEVRGVHKSFGPLEVLRGVDLLVRPGEVTVILGPSGSGKSTLLRTINHLEKVDRGWISVDGDLIGYRSSRGKLYELKEKEVRRQRTRIGFVFQTFNLFPHLTVLDNLVEAPVAVLGRPRQEAEGTARRLLERVGLADKVDAYPLQLSGGQQQRVAIARALALEPKVLLFDEPTSALDPELVGEVLDVVKDLARAGTTMIVVTHEIGFAREVADTVVFMDGGAVVEHGPPAAVLDDPQHARTRAFLSKVL
- a CDS encoding amino acid ABC transporter permease, giving the protein MTAAFRFSDLSNAAGVSLTESLVLTAPPRPPAPAEPVLPLRRPGRWIATLVVLVLLSQAAHGLLTNPFYQWDRFAYWFARPVILEGLLITLQVAAYSAVLGLAGGILLALGRLSANPVLRSVSWTYVWLLRSVPLIVVLLFLYNLSALYPTLSIGVPFGPAFFTFDESRLATDIVVAVVGLSLAEAAYAAEVVRAGLLSVDQGQHEAAAALGLPKRYQFARIVFPQALRSIVPAYVNQLVGLVKATSLVFYVSLLDLFGTVQSLGSTYSGDIVPLLLVATFWYVVLTSVLSVIQFYVERHYARGALRTIPPTPVQRARTGLRDLRDRFRKETAR
- a CDS encoding aliphatic sulfonate ABC transporter substrate-binding protein, which encodes MSAARPLPLLRAIAVTAALPLLLTACGYGSEAKKDDDKAQVAATGDKKLSAAEVRIGYFPNLTHATALVGLQEGLIEKELNGTKVKPQSFNAGPSEIEALNGGSLDIGFIGPSPSINGYVKSKGSNLRIISGSASGGVKLVVNPDRIKTLDDLKGKKIATPQKGNTQDVAFLNWISEKGWTVDPESGKGDVSVVRTDNKVTPDAFKQGSIDGAWVPEPTASKLVSDGGSVLLDETALWPDKKFVITNIIVSQKFLKEHPDVVEAVLKGTVKTNEWINANPDKAKASANAKLEADSGKALDAKVLDPAWPSIAITDDPLASTLKTQSEWAVKAKLIEQPDLAGIYDLTLLNKVLKAAGKPEVSDAGLGAK
- a CDS encoding amino acid ABC transporter ATP-binding protein, whose amino-acid sequence is MTTALRAAAIEVHDVHKWYGRQQVLDGVSLTLRPGTVTAVLGPSGSGKSTLLRVVNHLEKPDAGYVSVGGELIGVTRHGGRLKELSERAILAQRGRIGFVFQNFNLFPHLTVLDNVAAAPVATGRLPRAQARALARELLERVGLGDRTGAYPRQLSGGQQQRVAIARALALRPGVILFDEPTSALDPELVGEVLSVIKDLATGGTTLVIVTHEVGFAREVADEVVFLDGGRIVEQGPPELVLDRPTHPRTREFLSKVL
- a CDS encoding putative leader peptide, whose protein sequence is MPTNQVGKLGMREGATVRTVHHAGRTLPLTSRRHIDLVRTSSAICQPG